From one Montipora capricornis isolate CH-2021 chromosome 10, ASM3666992v2, whole genome shotgun sequence genomic stretch:
- the LOC138018783 gene encoding uncharacterized protein — translation MISLSVDKENGSPSGVHCEQKTSATASKPLLTFAAFRSRKEDDRSKYFKPPVAKRLKKEPERVEKEVKVQVGIVTMKDGGLSLKRGVTLPVLLYHDKSEVKTLPGSDEKFVLQRYKEEIDKSYERITFYLCSTDDYLDNLLYEDEDEKRLEDPEFVTEIQHIPSHDDKNSPSSATEVQVTSSKPQEVESGNKRLISCPMCHSLFPLTDIEEHADQCAMWLLDDEEQPCEIQSYMYDGTSSDVEKTRTVQELTGHQHKAALQGQISELSGQLLSQDTKRLTVRRKFIWQDFKAAMETKIDPKSSLKVVFTGEPAVNDGGPKRELFSGRIHTSQHYG, via the exons ATGATAAGCTTGAGTGTGGATAAGGAGAATGGTTCTCCGAGTGGCGTACACTGCGAACAGAAGACGTCGGCGACAGCATCAAAGCCGCTCTTAACCTTCGCAGCGTTCCGATCGAGGAAGGAAGACGATCGTTCAAAGTATTTCAAGCCACCTGTAGCAAAAAGGCTGAAAAAGGAACCGGAAAGGGTTGAAAAGGAAGTTAAAGTCCAAGTTGGAATTGTAACGATGAAGGACGGTGGTCTTTCTCTGAAGCGCGGCGTTACACTCCCAGT ACTGTTGTACCATGACAAATCTGAAGTGAAAACTCTTCCAGGAAGTGATGAAAAATTTGTATTACAACGATACAAAGAAGAAATCGATAAATCATATGAAAGGATAACGTTTTATTTATGTTCTACGGATGACTATCTGGACAACCTTCTGTAcgaagatgaagatgaaaaaCGTTTAGAGGACCCTGAGTTTGTCACTGAAATCCAGCACATACCTTCTCATGACGACAAAAACAGCCCATCATCGGCAACAGAGGTCCAAGTGACATCATCAAAGCCACAAGAAGTGGAAAGTGGAAATAAAAGGTTGATAAGCTGCCCTATGTGCCACTCATTATTCCCCCTCACAGATATTGAAGAGCATGCTGATCAATGTGCCATGTGGTTACTCGATGATGAGGAACAGCCATGTGAAATTCAGAGTTACATGTACGATGGTACTTCCAGTGATGTTGAGAAAACAAGAACAGTGCAGGAGTTGACTGGCCACCAACACAAGGCGGCTTTACAAGGTCAAATATCTGAATTATCAGGACAGTTGCTGTCACAAGACACAAAGCGTCTTACAGTCAGACGAAAGTTTATCTGGCAAGATTTCAAGGCAGCCATGGAGACTAAAATTGATCCCAAATCATCACTTAAAGTTGTTTTCACTGGGGAGCCTGCCGTAAATGATGGTGGACCAAAGAGAGAACTATTTTCAGGTAGGATACACACAAGTCAGCATTATGGATAA